One Tamlana carrageenivorans genomic region harbors:
- a CDS encoding alpha-2-macroglobulin family protein — protein MKYFSLTLVLAILFFTGCKNDSSVSLNNIQKFKDHIFEVTTGIISTKSNIKVVLINPMKDVSSEVELDKSILKVAPKIAGKVVALNNRTISFIPENKFESDTRYTFTLDLGAIQDVSSEYENFVFDVKTMKQDFQVVTNNLESYSRDWQYLNGTLRSSDVILKSVAEKLITAKLKGKTLPVKILNESLENNYFKFKIDSIRRYEKDSYLEIEWDGSDFDIDTQGDYTFNVPGKNNFKVVDINVFDEKNKYIEINFSDPIKKNFNLDGFITIEGKKDLSFSFINNVVRVYVGHLEEPKTLTIKSGIINQYGYKLKTSLTKEVSFEEIKPNVKLLQNGTILPTSENLKFNFEAVNLRAVDVTIIKIFEDNVLQFLQNNNLRDSTELLRVARPIAKKTINLAKYKTDLSNWKSYSVDLKSIINPDPGAIYRVELSFKKQYSNYQCAGDDTSEIEETVINYDQEAPESSNWDSSYYNEDNGGYNWRASNNPCQHSYYRNKKVSTNLLSSNIGVIIKQGADNNYFLAVSDIITTNPISDAEVKFYNYQQQLIGKQKTDAEGKLVFPITSKAYFAVVTKNKVSTYVKLNDGNALSVSKFDVSGAELKRGLKGFIFGERGVWRPGDTLHLSFMLNDSKNKLPENHPVKLEVLEPSGALYFSEIKTKGLNNFYKFTVPINDDSYTGSWMAKVSVGGAVFTKKLRIEFIKPNRLKIKTSILGYVLTNKEVHGNIEAVWLHGAKAKNLKADVIVTYKSIKTSFKAFPSYVFDDPTKVFSGTEQLIFNKNLDGNGKGFVTFRPSTGTSAPGLLKATFVSKVYEEGGDFSTDAFSTDYAPFGSYVGILAPKGDAARNMLLTDTKHKFEVATVDAYGKPKAINDLKVSIFKVNHNWWWNEDEDNLSSFDTSSSKNEVFSTTVSTNSDGKAVFDFELKYPEWGRYLVYVYNNDSGHSTGEMVFIDWPGWAGKARKGDPSAATMLTFSTDKEQYEVGEKALVTFPSSGSGRALVTVENGTGVISSLWIKSKKGDTKFELPITEDMTPNVYINISSLQNHNNTQNDLPIRTFGLKGIHVENPETRLEPKISMPDVLAPEKEVAIKVFEANGAAMTYSIAIVDEGLLDLTRFKTPNPWDTFYQKQALGVKTWDIYDDVIGAFGGKINQVFSIGGDDMLQASKNKKANRFKPVVIYQGPFKLDAGKSETHKIKIPKYIGAVKTMVVAHNPEKEAYGHAEKSTPVRKPLMVLASMARKVVPGEKVRIPVTIFAMENKIKSANVYIKVNNVFKVIGRSTKTIYFSGPDEKIAYFDVEVLKDGIGKIDVNVSGHGEKASYSLELNAYNPNPKTIESIGGVMQPNSSQTFEFNTFGVSGTNEVKLEVSAFPSIDFTSRIAYLIAYPHGCVEQTTSAAFPQLFINDIFKISDAKKDETQTNIQIAIDKLSKFQKADGGFSYWQGQSFADDWATSYVGHFFLEAEKKGFVLPLDFKTRWIDYQEKEAKRWSESDNQLAQAYRLYTLALAQEPDKYSMNRFRELAIQNTLNDVSKLRLAAAYALSGKHSVAKELIGDFDIHQALDSMDISETNYGSKQRNLAMILETYMLLDEQLKAKTIADILATELSGNQYMSTQTTAYCLLAMSKYANYVGNKGIDLTYSFNRQKMQSVKADKALILEGIKINKEHNTFKIENKNDNVIYVRLLNMGILPIGSEKVIHNNLTSEITFTDKSENHIDITSISQGTNFVAHITLTNLTSAKIDNVALKALFPSGWEIINTRFNTGASLNSQITHEDIRDDRVNFYFDLNPNQTKRFKVLLNASYLGSYYLPGLQAEAMYDQNYFTRAEGQWVEVTK, from the coding sequence ATGAAATATTTTTCTTTAACCTTAGTGCTGGCTATTCTATTTTTTACTGGATGTAAAAACGATTCTAGTGTGTCTTTGAACAACATTCAAAAGTTTAAAGATCATATATTTGAAGTAACCACTGGAATTATTTCTACTAAATCTAATATTAAAGTGGTTTTAATAAACCCGATGAAAGATGTTTCTTCGGAAGTTGAGTTAGACAAAAGTATATTAAAAGTGGCCCCTAAGATTGCAGGTAAAGTTGTTGCACTGAACAATAGAACGATTTCCTTTATTCCAGAAAATAAATTTGAATCGGATACGAGATATACATTTACTTTAGATTTGGGAGCTATTCAGGATGTAAGCAGCGAATATGAGAATTTTGTTTTTGATGTAAAAACAATGAAGCAGGATTTTCAAGTGGTAACAAATAACTTAGAAAGTTATTCTAGAGATTGGCAATATTTAAACGGCACTTTAAGATCTAGCGATGTTATTCTAAAATCAGTAGCAGAAAAATTAATAACGGCTAAACTTAAAGGTAAAACCTTACCTGTAAAAATCCTAAATGAGAGTTTAGAGAACAATTATTTTAAATTTAAAATCGATAGTATCAGACGCTATGAAAAGGATAGTTACCTTGAAATAGAATGGGATGGTAGTGATTTTGATATCGATACTCAAGGTGATTATACCTTTAATGTCCCAGGTAAAAACAATTTTAAGGTTGTAGATATCAATGTTTTTGATGAAAAAAATAAATACATAGAAATTAATTTTTCCGATCCTATAAAAAAGAACTTTAACCTAGATGGTTTTATAACTATTGAAGGCAAAAAAGATTTGTCATTTTCATTTATTAACAATGTGGTTCGTGTTTATGTAGGTCATTTGGAAGAACCCAAAACATTAACCATTAAAAGTGGTATTATAAACCAATATGGATACAAACTAAAAACGTCTTTAACAAAGGAGGTTAGTTTTGAAGAAATTAAACCCAATGTAAAACTATTACAAAATGGTACCATTTTACCAACTTCGGAAAACCTTAAATTTAATTTTGAAGCGGTAAACTTAAGGGCTGTAGATGTTACTATTATTAAAATTTTTGAAGATAATGTATTGCAATTTCTTCAAAATAATAATTTAAGAGATAGCACCGAACTTTTGCGTGTTGCCAGACCCATAGCCAAAAAGACCATTAATTTAGCTAAATATAAAACCGATTTATCAAACTGGAAATCCTATTCAGTGGATTTAAAAAGCATCATCAATCCCGACCCAGGTGCTATTTATCGTGTAGAATTAAGTTTTAAAAAGCAATATTCTAATTATCAATGTGCAGGTGATGATACCAGCGAAATTGAAGAAACTGTTATTAACTACGATCAAGAAGCTCCAGAGAGCAGTAATTGGGATAGTTCCTATTATAATGAAGATAATGGAGGCTATAATTGGAGAGCATCCAATAATCCTTGCCAGCATTCCTATTACAGAAATAAAAAAGTTAGTACCAATCTATTATCGTCCAATATTGGTGTTATTATAAAACAAGGGGCAGATAATAATTACTTTTTAGCTGTAAGTGATATTATTACAACCAATCCCATTTCAGATGCCGAGGTTAAATTCTATAACTACCAGCAACAACTAATAGGGAAACAAAAAACAGACGCCGAAGGTAAACTTGTGTTTCCTATTACTTCAAAAGCCTATTTTGCAGTAGTTACAAAAAACAAGGTAAGTACCTATGTTAAGTTAAATGATGGAAATGCTTTATCTGTAAGTAAATTTGATGTTTCTGGAGCAGAATTAAAGCGAGGTTTAAAAGGTTTTATCTTTGGAGAACGTGGGGTTTGGCGACCAGGAGATACTTTACATTTATCCTTTATGCTCAATGATAGTAAAAACAAATTGCCCGAAAATCACCCCGTAAAATTAGAGGTTTTGGAGCCTTCAGGTGCTTTATATTTTTCAGAGATTAAAACCAAGGGATTAAATAACTTTTACAAATTTACAGTGCCCATTAATGATGATAGCTATACAGGGTCTTGGATGGCTAAAGTGAGTGTTGGTGGTGCTGTATTTACAAAAAAACTAAGAATAGAATTTATTAAACCCAATAGATTGAAAATCAAAACTTCAATCCTAGGCTATGTTTTAACCAATAAAGAGGTGCATGGAAATATCGAAGCGGTTTGGTTGCATGGAGCAAAGGCTAAAAATTTAAAGGCAGATGTTATTGTGACATACAAGTCGATAAAAACGAGTTTTAAAGCGTTTCCGAGTTATGTGTTTGACGACCCAACTAAAGTGTTTTCTGGAACAGAACAGCTGATTTTTAATAAAAATTTGGATGGTAATGGTAAGGGATTTGTAACATTTAGACCAAGCACAGGCACTAGTGCTCCGGGCTTATTAAAAGCAACTTTTGTGTCTAAAGTATATGAAGAAGGTGGTGACTTTAGTACCGATGCCTTTTCGACCGACTACGCACCCTTTGGTTCTTATGTTGGAATTTTAGCACCTAAGGGAGATGCTGCAAGAAATATGTTGCTCACCGATACCAAACATAAGTTTGAAGTGGCTACAGTTGATGCTTATGGAAAACCTAAAGCAATTAACGATTTAAAAGTGTCTATTTTTAAGGTAAACCATAATTGGTGGTGGAATGAAGATGAAGATAACTTATCGTCTTTCGATACAAGTTCGAGTAAAAATGAAGTGTTTTCAACAACGGTATCTACAAATTCAGATGGTAAGGCTGTCTTCGATTTTGAGCTAAAATATCCAGAATGGGGACGTTATTTGGTGTATGTTTATAATAATGATTCTGGACACTCAACAGGAGAAATGGTTTTTATCGATTGGCCAGGATGGGCAGGAAAGGCTCGAAAAGGAGATCCTTCAGCAGCAACGATGCTTACTTTTTCAACCGATAAAGAGCAGTATGAGGTGGGAGAAAAAGCGCTTGTTACTTTTCCTTCATCAGGTTCAGGAAGGGCTTTGGTTACCGTTGAAAATGGTACGGGTGTGATTAGTTCATTATGGATAAAGTCTAAAAAAGGAGATACGAAGTTCGAGTTACCAATTACGGAAGATATGACTCCCAATGTGTATATAAACATCAGTTCATTACAAAATCATAATAATACCCAAAACGATTTGCCTATTCGAACGTTTGGATTAAAGGGCATTCATGTTGAAAACCCTGAAACGAGACTCGAACCTAAAATTTCCATGCCAGATGTTTTAGCACCAGAAAAAGAGGTGGCTATCAAAGTTTTTGAGGCAAATGGCGCGGCAATGACCTATTCTATCGCTATTGTAGATGAAGGCCTATTAGATTTAACTCGATTCAAAACCCCTAACCCTTGGGATACTTTTTATCAAAAGCAAGCATTAGGTGTGAAAACCTGGGATATTTATGATGATGTTATTGGTGCCTTTGGAGGAAAAATTAATCAAGTTTTTAGTATTGGTGGTGATGATATGCTTCAAGCAAGTAAGAATAAAAAAGCAAATCGATTTAAGCCTGTCGTTATTTATCAAGGGCCGTTTAAACTAGATGCAGGTAAGAGTGAAACTCATAAAATCAAAATACCTAAATATATAGGGGCTGTTAAAACGATGGTGGTGGCTCATAATCCTGAAAAGGAGGCTTATGGTCATGCTGAAAAATCTACTCCAGTTCGTAAACCTCTAATGGTGTTGGCTTCTATGGCAAGAAAGGTGGTTCCTGGCGAAAAAGTTAGAATTCCAGTGACGATTTTTGCTATGGAAAATAAAATTAAAAGTGCCAATGTATACATAAAAGTTAATAATGTTTTTAAAGTAATTGGGAGGTCAACAAAAACAATATATTTTTCTGGTCCCGATGAAAAAATAGCATATTTTGATGTAGAAGTGCTTAAGGATGGAATTGGAAAAATTGATGTGAATGTTAGTGGACATGGTGAAAAAGCATCTTATAGTTTAGAGCTAAATGCCTATAATCCTAATCCAAAAACCATCGAATCTATAGGAGGTGTCATGCAACCTAATAGCTCACAAACATTTGAATTTAATACTTTTGGTGTATCAGGAACCAATGAGGTAAAATTAGAAGTTTCAGCTTTTCCTTCTATTGATTTTACCAGCAGAATAGCCTATTTAATTGCTTATCCTCATGGATGTGTGGAGCAAACAACATCTGCTGCTTTTCCGCAGTTATTTATTAATGATATTTTTAAAATTTCGGATGCCAAGAAAGATGAAACTCAAACAAACATTCAAATAGCCATAGATAAGTTATCTAAATTCCAAAAGGCCGATGGTGGCTTTTCATATTGGCAAGGTCAGAGTTTTGCAGATGATTGGGCTACTAGCTATGTTGGGCATTTCTTTTTGGAAGCTGAGAAAAAGGGATTTGTACTTCCTTTGGATTTCAAAACGAGATGGATAGACTACCAAGAAAAGGAAGCGAAGCGTTGGAGTGAGTCAGATAATCAATTGGCTCAGGCTTATCGACTGTATACGCTGGCATTGGCTCAGGAACCAGACAAATATTCTATGAATAGATTTCGTGAATTGGCCATTCAAAATACATTAAATGATGTGTCGAAATTACGATTAGCCGCAGCTTATGCTTTATCAGGGAAACATAGCGTTGCTAAAGAATTAATTGGAGATTTTGATATTCATCAAGCTTTGGACAGTATGGATATAAGTGAAACAAATTATGGCTCTAAACAGCGAAATTTAGCAATGATTTTAGAAACGTATATGCTTTTAGATGAACAATTAAAAGCCAAAACTATTGCAGATATTTTAGCAACCGAATTATCTGGTAATCAGTATATGAGTACTCAAACGACGGCATATTGTCTTCTGGCCATGTCCAAATACGCCAATTATGTCGGGAATAAGGGTATTGACTTAACGTACAGTTTTAACAGGCAAAAAATGCAATCTGTTAAAGCAGATAAAGCCTTAATACTTGAGGGTATTAAAATTAATAAGGAACATAATACCTTTAAAATTGAAAATAAAAATGATAATGTTATTTATGTAAGACTACTTAATATGGGGATATTACCTATTGGAAGTGAAAAGGTTATTCATAATAACTTGACTTCAGAAATAACTTTTACAGATAAATCTGAAAATCATATAGATATTACTAGCATCAGCCAAGGAACAAACTTTGTAGCCCATATCACATTAACGAATCTAACTTCAGCTAAAATAGATAACGTGGCGTTAAAAGCTCTTTTTCCTTCAGGATGGGAAATTATTAATACACGATTTAATACGGGAGCAAGTTTAAATTCTCAAATCACCCATGAAGATATTAGAGATGATCGTGTTAATTTTTATTTCGACTTAAATCCGAATCAAACAAAAAGGTTTAAAGTGTTATTAAATGCATCGTATTTGGGGAGTTATTATTTACCAGGGTTACAGGCAGAGGCCATGTATGATCAAAATTATTTTACCCGTGCAGAGGGGCAATGGGTTGAAGTAACGAAGTAA
- a CDS encoding aconitate hydratase, giving the protein MAFDIDRIKGVYENMAVRVNKAREIVGKPLTLSEKILYAHLWDGTPTKAFGRGKDYVNFAPDRIACQDATAQMALLQFMQAGKTKVAVPTTVHCDHLIQAKDGAEKDLKHANSVSSEVFNFLESVSNKYGIGFWKPGAGIIHQVVLENYAFPGGMMIGTDSHTVNAGGLGMVAIGVGGADAVDVMAGMAWELKFPKLIGVKLTGKLSGWTAPKDVILKVAEILTVKGGTGAIVEYFGPGATAMSCTGKGTICNMGAEIGATTSTFGYDESMERYLRATDRADIADAANKVKEHLTGDPEVYNNPEQFFDEVIEINLSELGPLLNGPFTPDLSTEVGASMTEKAKANKWPIKVEWGLIGSCTNSSYEDLSRASSIAQQALDKGLKMKSELGINPGSEQVRYTAERDGILQVFENLDAKIFTNACGPCIGQWARYSDPKNAPKNSIVHSFNRNFAKRADGNPNTHAFVASPEITAAIAIAGRLDFNPITDKLINENGEEVMFDEPTGWELPPKGFAVEDNGYIEPEADGSHVEVVVNEDSERLQLLTPFEPLGNNIMGAKLLIKAFGKCTTDHISMAGPWLRFRGHLDNISNNCLIGAVNAFNKKTNFVKNQLTGDYAGVPDTARAYKAAGVKSIVVGDHNYGEGSSREHAAMEPRHLGVAAVIVKSFARIHETNLKKQGMLGLTFANESDYDLIKEDDTFNFLDLNEFAPEKPLTLEIVHSDNSKDTILLNHTYNDAQIAWYNEGSALNLIKKQNA; this is encoded by the coding sequence ATGGCATTTGATATAGACAGGATAAAAGGTGTTTACGAAAATATGGCAGTACGCGTAAATAAAGCTCGCGAAATTGTTGGTAAACCGTTAACGCTTTCAGAAAAGATTTTATATGCCCATCTTTGGGATGGTACGCCTACCAAGGCCTTTGGTAGAGGTAAGGACTATGTAAATTTTGCGCCAGATAGAATTGCTTGTCAAGATGCGACAGCGCAGATGGCTTTATTGCAATTTATGCAAGCAGGAAAAACTAAAGTCGCCGTGCCAACTACGGTACATTGCGATCACCTTATCCAGGCTAAAGATGGTGCTGAAAAAGACTTAAAACATGCTAATAGCGTAAGTAGTGAAGTTTTTAATTTCTTAGAATCGGTATCAAATAAATATGGTATTGGTTTTTGGAAACCTGGAGCAGGAATTATTCATCAAGTCGTTCTAGAAAACTATGCCTTTCCTGGTGGTATGATGATTGGCACCGATTCTCATACGGTTAATGCGGGAGGTTTAGGTATGGTCGCTATTGGTGTTGGTGGTGCCGATGCGGTAGATGTGATGGCAGGTATGGCTTGGGAATTAAAATTTCCGAAATTAATAGGAGTGAAATTAACTGGGAAATTATCTGGTTGGACGGCTCCAAAAGATGTTATTTTAAAAGTTGCTGAAATTCTTACCGTTAAAGGAGGGACAGGTGCTATTGTAGAGTATTTCGGACCTGGAGCAACGGCTATGTCTTGTACAGGAAAAGGAACCATTTGTAATATGGGAGCCGAAATAGGAGCAACCACTTCTACATTTGGTTACGATGAGTCCATGGAGCGCTATTTGCGTGCTACAGATCGTGCCGATATTGCCGACGCTGCAAATAAGGTTAAAGAACATTTAACAGGTGACCCTGAAGTTTATAATAATCCAGAGCAGTTTTTTGATGAAGTTATTGAAATTAATTTATCTGAATTAGGACCGCTATTAAACGGACCTTTTACGCCAGATTTATCTACTGAAGTTGGTGCTTCCATGACCGAAAAAGCTAAAGCCAATAAATGGCCTATAAAAGTGGAATGGGGCTTAATAGGGTCTTGTACCAATTCATCTTATGAGGATTTGTCAAGAGCATCTTCTATAGCTCAACAAGCCTTAGATAAAGGTTTGAAAATGAAGTCTGAACTAGGTATAAACCCAGGATCGGAGCAAGTGAGATATACCGCCGAACGTGACGGGATTCTTCAAGTTTTTGAAAATCTAGATGCCAAAATTTTTACAAATGCTTGTGGACCATGTATTGGCCAATGGGCGAGATATAGCGATCCGAAAAATGCACCTAAAAATAGTATCGTACATTCTTTTAATAGGAATTTCGCTAAACGTGCCGATGGAAATCCAAATACACATGCCTTTGTAGCCTCTCCCGAGATAACCGCTGCCATTGCGATTGCTGGTCGCTTAGATTTTAATCCGATTACAGATAAATTAATAAATGAAAATGGCGAAGAAGTCATGTTCGACGAACCTACAGGTTGGGAATTACCTCCAAAAGGATTTGCTGTTGAAGATAACGGGTATATAGAGCCCGAAGCAGATGGAAGTCATGTGGAGGTTGTGGTCAACGAGGATTCGGAAAGACTACAATTGTTAACACCTTTCGAACCTTTAGGAAATAACATTATGGGCGCGAAATTATTAATAAAGGCCTTCGGTAAATGTACTACAGATCACATATCCATGGCAGGTCCTTGGTTGCGATTCCGCGGACATCTAGATAACATTTCTAACAATTGTTTAATTGGAGCAGTTAATGCCTTCAACAAGAAGACTAATTTTGTTAAGAATCAACTAACTGGTGATTATGCTGGTGTTCCAGACACAGCAAGGGCATACAAAGCTGCTGGGGTAAAATCGATAGTGGTTGGTGATCACAATTACGGTGAAGGCTCTTCGCGTGAGCATGCAGCTATGGAACCACGACATTTAGGTGTGGCCGCTGTTATTGTAAAATCTTTTGCGCGTATTCATGAAACAAACTTGAAAAAACAAGGGATGTTAGGTTTAACTTTTGCAAATGAATCGGATTACGATTTAATTAAAGAAGACGATACATTTAACTTTTTAGATTTAAATGAATTTGCACCAGAAAAGCCTTTAACTTTAGAAATTGTCCATTCCGATAATTCTAAAGATACGATCTTGTTAAACCATACTTATAATGATGCGCAAATTGCCTGGTATAATGAGGGGTCTGCATTGAACTTAATTAAAAAGCAAAATGCCTAA
- a CDS encoding ISAon1 family transposase N-terminal region protein: protein MSSDSLLAIANLLLPEILMKYFDLDKHEIKGEALHFYFTELNTIPEEFNGTKLHSKGFFSEATVQDFPIRGKNVYLHIKRRRWLNKQTNEVVHRDWNLVAQGTRMTAEFADFLKEISPY, encoded by the coding sequence ATGTCATCAGATTCATTATTAGCCATAGCCAATTTATTACTTCCAGAAATACTTATGAAGTATTTTGATTTGGACAAGCACGAAATTAAAGGAGAAGCACTACATTTTTATTTTACAGAACTAAACACGATTCCCGAAGAATTTAATGGAACTAAACTTCATTCCAAAGGCTTCTTTTCTGAGGCTACCGTTCAAGACTTCCCTATACGAGGTAAAAATGTTTACCTTCATATAAAACGCCGCAGATGGCTGAATAAGCAAACCAATGAAGTGGTTCATAGAGATTGGAATTTAGTAGCACAGGGAACACGGATGACCGCCGAGTTTGCTGATTTTTTAAAAGAAATTAGTCCATACTAA
- the pbpC gene encoding penicillin-binding protein 1C → MIKNKFKVLVSLVVLIAYVFCLPNKLFDSPTSTILESRNGELLGALIANDGQWRFPKLDSVPDKFKHCITTFEDAYFYRHPGFNPVSMVKAFQANLKAGKVVRGGSTITQQVIRLSRKNQPRSYFEKVIEIILSTRLELRDSKVTILNTYVSNAPYGGNVVGLEAASWRYFKTSPHKLSWGQCALLAVLPNAPNLLYPGKNSNQLINKRNALLKKLFDSGVIDQTTYELSIEEPVPTKPQKLPQIAPHLLQKIAKTQQGERVISTINTHFQELTLQIVNRHHKQLTQNGIHNMAVLILDVKSKKVLSYIGNTNTKNQHQKDVDIILAPRSTGSVLKPLLYMAMLDTGELLPETLLADVPTTIGNYKPENFSLKYLGAVSAKEALARSLNIPAVRMLQDFGLTRFYDVLQKLELSHINKGADHYGLSIILGGSESSLWDICNAYGNLAGTLNHFNENSSQYYTNEFQKSGFSSESHANLGKLNFDKAVFNAGSIYYGFEAMKELNRPSDDNSWRYFESAQEIAWKTGTSFGNRDAWSVGLTSNYVVGVWVGNADGEGRPGLTGVSAAAPVMFDVFDALPKSAWFLKPIDDLVEAKVCDKSGQLASDICPDTIKQIPVNGLDSGLCMYHKLVYLNQDCTYRVNASCERIDDMVKTSQFVLPPLMAWYYKTNHADYKYLPPLKMGCEGEETPVMAFTEPLNTNTIIVPKGISGERNKIIFKIVHTNPEAQIYWYLDDQFLKVTQNFNELAINLTSGYRMVTALDENGNSIVKRIRVK, encoded by the coding sequence TTGATTAAGAATAAATTTAAAGTACTAGTTTCACTGGTGGTCCTTATAGCGTATGTCTTTTGTTTACCAAATAAATTATTTGACAGTCCAACTTCTACAATTTTAGAAAGTCGTAATGGGGAGTTGCTCGGGGCTTTAATTGCAAATGATGGGCAATGGCGTTTTCCGAAGTTAGATTCGGTACCTGATAAATTTAAACATTGCATTACAACCTTTGAAGATGCCTATTTTTATAGGCATCCTGGTTTTAATCCTGTGTCAATGGTTAAGGCTTTTCAGGCCAACCTAAAAGCAGGCAAAGTTGTTAGAGGAGGGAGTACAATTACGCAGCAAGTTATCCGATTATCACGAAAAAATCAACCCAGATCTTATTTTGAAAAAGTTATAGAAATTATCCTATCCACCCGATTGGAGTTAAGAGATTCAAAAGTAACCATTTTAAACACCTACGTTTCAAACGCTCCATATGGCGGCAATGTTGTGGGCTTAGAAGCGGCATCCTGGCGCTATTTTAAAACATCTCCGCATAAACTATCTTGGGGGCAGTGTGCGTTATTGGCTGTATTACCCAATGCACCTAATTTACTTTATCCTGGAAAAAATTCTAACCAACTTATTAATAAAAGAAATGCATTATTAAAGAAATTATTTGACTCCGGAGTCATCGATCAAACCACCTATGAATTATCCATTGAAGAACCTGTGCCAACGAAACCTCAAAAGTTGCCACAAATAGCTCCGCATTTATTGCAAAAAATAGCAAAAACCCAACAAGGAGAACGTGTTATTAGCACTATAAATACGCATTTCCAAGAATTAACGCTTCAAATTGTCAACAGGCATCATAAGCAGCTAACACAAAATGGTATTCACAATATGGCTGTGTTAATTTTGGATGTAAAAAGTAAAAAAGTGCTTAGCTATATAGGAAATACAAATACAAAAAACCAGCACCAAAAAGATGTTGATATTATTCTCGCACCAAGAAGTACAGGTAGTGTTTTAAAACCACTTTTATATATGGCTATGCTAGATACTGGTGAGTTATTGCCAGAAACATTATTAGCAGATGTTCCAACTACGATTGGAAATTATAAGCCAGAAAATTTTAGTCTTAAATATTTGGGGGCTGTTTCAGCTAAAGAAGCGCTTGCTAGATCACTAAATATACCTGCAGTAAGGATGTTGCAGGATTTTGGTTTGACCAGATTTTATGATGTGTTACAAAAATTAGAATTGTCCCATATAAATAAAGGTGCAGATCATTATGGGTTGTCAATAATTCTTGGAGGTAGTGAATCAAGTTTATGGGATATATGCAATGCTTATGGCAACTTGGCAGGAACCTTAAATCATTTTAATGAAAATTCGAGTCAGTATTACACCAATGAATTTCAAAAGTCTGGTTTTTCCAGTGAATCTCATGCTAATTTAGGAAAATTAAATTTTGATAAGGCTGTTTTTAATGCTGGCAGTATTTATTATGGTTTTGAAGCGATGAAAGAACTAAATAGACCTAGTGATGATAATTCATGGCGTTATTTTGAGTCGGCTCAAGAAATCGCCTGGAAAACAGGAACCAGTTTTGGTAATCGGGATGCTTGGAGTGTGGGGTTAACATCAAATTATGTCGTTGGGGTATGGGTTGGAAATGCAGATGGTGAAGGTAGGCCTGGGTTAACGGGAGTTTCTGCAGCAGCCCCAGTAATGTTTGATGTGTTCGATGCTTTGCCAAAATCAGCATGGTTTTTAAAACCCATAGACGATTTGGTAGAAGCCAAGGTTTGTGATAAAAGCGGGCAGCTAGCCTCAGATATTTGTCCGGATACGATTAAACAAATCCCTGTAAATGGATTGGATAGTGGCTTGTGTATGTATCATAAGCTGGTTTATTTAAACCAAGATTGTACCTATAGAGTTAACGCTTCGTGTGAAAGAATAGATGATATGGTTAAAACCTCACAATTTGTACTACCTCCATTAATGGCTTGGTATTATAAAACTAATCATGCCGATTATAAATATTTACCGCCTTTAAAAATGGGCTGTGAAGGTGAAGAAACGCCTGTAATGGCGTTCACAGAGCCGTTAAATACCAATACCATAATTGTACCTAAGGGCATTTCAGGAGAAAGAAATAAAATTATTTTTAAAATAGTCCATACCAACCCGGAAGCACAAATTTATTGGTATTTGGATGATCAATTTTTAAAGGTAACCCAAAATTTTAATGAATTAGCCATCAATTTAACTTCAGGATATCGTATGGTTACTGCCTTAGATGAAAACGGGAATAGTATTGTTAAAAGAATCCGTGTGAAATAG
- a CDS encoding Crp/Fnr family transcriptional regulator yields MDNFWYLDDVNVFKILCPHKFKTFKDCHNFNVYKPKDYIYFEDDHSNKIFLIEKGKVKIGYYTSDGLEVVKAVLRKGDVFGEKAILGEDVRNEFAQALDKETVICSVNVSVLHELMRDNKTFSLKIYKLINFRIRKLERRLQLLLFKDVRTRLMEFLQELCEEYGVCCEKTGNIKICHPYTQKDMASLIGTSRPTINSIMNELREEKLIDFNRNEIFVYKKVS; encoded by the coding sequence ATGGATAATTTTTGGTATTTAGACGACGTTAATGTTTTTAAAATTTTATGTCCGCATAAATTTAAAACCTTTAAGGATTGCCATAACTTTAACGTTTATAAACCAAAAGATTATATTTATTTTGAAGATGATCATTCTAATAAAATATTTTTAATCGAAAAAGGGAAAGTTAAAATTGGCTATTACACCTCAGATGGTCTGGAAGTCGTAAAAGCTGTTTTAAGAAAAGGAGATGTCTTTGGCGAAAAGGCAATCTTAGGAGAAGATGTTCGAAATGAATTTGCCCAAGCTTTAGATAAAGAAACCGTAATATGTTCTGTAAACGTTTCAGTGTTGCATGAACTTATGCGCGATAATAAAACATTTTCTTTAAAAATTTATAAACTCATTAATTTTAGAATTCGAAAATTAGAACGCCGGCTGCAGCTCTTGTTATTTAAAGATGTACGCACCCGGTTAATGGAATTTCTTCAAGAACTTTGTGAAGAATACGGCGTATGCTGCGAAAAAACAGGCAATATAAAAATATGTCACCCCTATACCCAAAAAGACATGGCTAGTTTAATAGGAACTTCTAGACCTACTATAAATTCAATTATGAATGAGCTAAGAGAAGAAAAACTTATTGACTTCAATAGGAATGAAATTTTTGTC